From the genome of Bacteroides sp. MSB163, one region includes:
- a CDS encoding SusD/RagB family nutrient-binding outer membrane lipoprotein, with product MKRYSWIFGALLVLASCTGDFKDINTDLSGITDEDLQIDYNEHGIRLGVIQQGIYFNYDYGKGKNWPFQLTQNLNADMFSGYMHDGKPLNGGSHNSDYNLQDGWNSAMWGHTYSYIFPQIYQSENATREKHPGFFGVTKILKVEVMHRVTDYYGPIIYSRFADPNAEYMPDTQEAVYKEFFCELDTAVSTLTGYVGSNPGAAEFSRFDILMDGEYISWIRFANSLRMRLAMRIATVDREKARSEFLKAFNNEYGTLEAENEPVAVSTKKGYTNPLGELNLVWNETYMSAPMESIMNGYEDPRRTVFFTTCQDESFKGQYRGIRQGTCFSHSNYMGLSKLKTTQSTDAVLMTAAEVWFLRAEAALRNWTSEDAGTCYEKGITSSLHQYGIMQTDSYLNSDKLPIDFVDTFDADNNIKAYCKVSPKWIETADRDAKLEKIITQKWLAMFPEGCEAWAEQRRTGYPRLFPVRFNHSKDGCVDTEIMIRRLNFPGGLQTENPEQYRALVKALGGDDNAGTRLWWDTGTNW from the coding sequence CTGGGAGTGATTCAGCAGGGCATTTACTTCAATTATGATTATGGAAAGGGTAAGAACTGGCCTTTCCAGTTGACGCAGAACCTGAATGCAGACATGTTCAGTGGATATATGCATGATGGAAAACCATTGAATGGAGGTAGCCATAATTCGGACTATAATTTGCAAGATGGTTGGAACAGTGCAATGTGGGGACATACCTACTCGTATATTTTTCCACAGATATACCAGTCGGAGAATGCAACGCGTGAGAAGCATCCCGGTTTCTTCGGAGTCACCAAAATTCTGAAAGTGGAAGTGATGCATCGCGTTACGGATTACTATGGTCCTATCATTTATTCACGGTTTGCTGACCCTAACGCAGAATATATGCCTGATACACAAGAAGCGGTTTATAAAGAGTTCTTTTGTGAATTAGATACGGCTGTGAGTACCCTTACCGGTTATGTGGGGTCAAATCCGGGAGCAGCTGAGTTTTCCCGTTTTGATATATTGATGGATGGCGAATACATTTCGTGGATAAGGTTTGCCAATTCGTTGAGAATGCGGCTTGCGATGCGAATAGCTACAGTGGATAGAGAGAAAGCCCGTTCAGAGTTCCTGAAAGCTTTTAATAATGAATATGGAACGTTGGAAGCGGAAAATGAACCGGTGGCGGTATCTACAAAGAAAGGGTATACCAATCCGTTGGGAGAACTCAATCTGGTGTGGAATGAAACTTATATGAGCGCTCCGATGGAGTCTATCATGAACGGTTATGAAGATCCTCGGCGTACAGTCTTTTTTACCACATGTCAGGATGAGTCGTTTAAAGGACAGTATCGTGGAATCCGGCAAGGGACTTGCTTCTCTCACAGCAATTATATGGGTCTGTCGAAACTGAAGACTACTCAGTCAACGGATGCGGTTCTTATGACTGCTGCTGAGGTATGGTTTCTGCGTGCCGAAGCCGCTTTGAGAAACTGGACGAGTGAAGATGCCGGTACATGCTATGAAAAAGGAATTACTTCCTCCCTGCATCAGTATGGTATCATGCAGACTGATTCGTATTTGAATAGTGATAAATTGCCAATTGATTTTGTAGATACATTTGATGCTGACAATAATATAAAAGCCTATTGTAAAGTCTCACCGAAGTGGATTGAAACAGCTGACCGGGATGCGAAGTTGGAGAAGATCATTACGCAGAAATGGCTGGCAATGTTTCCTGAAGGATGTGAAGCCTGGGCGGAACAGCGCAGAACCGGATATCCACGTCTTTTTCCTGTTCGTTTCAATCATAGTAAGGATGGCTGCGTTGATACGGAAATAATGATTCGCCGTTTAAACTTTCCCGGAGGATTACAAACGGAAAATCCGGAACAATACCGTGCATTGGTGAAAGCTTTGGGAGGAGATGATAATGCCGGTACCCGTTTGTGGTGGGATACCGGCACTAATTGGTAA